Proteins encoded together in one Variovorax paradoxus EPS window:
- a CDS encoding type IV pilin protein, which produces MRAPKLRGFTLIEMLIVLAIAAILAAISYPSYMDFVRKSWRSEGRSALMQQMQEQERLYTRVGRYRPYEGESGEGGAGGKYIVKSANCEGRGSITGCIRLTATLKPGFSDPHVGNLWVDSTGGKGCDGTLPGRCWQ; this is translated from the coding sequence GTGAGAGCCCCGAAGCTTCGCGGTTTCACGCTGATCGAGATGCTGATCGTGCTGGCCATCGCCGCAATCCTGGCGGCCATCTCCTATCCGTCCTACATGGATTTCGTGCGCAAAAGCTGGCGCAGCGAGGGGCGCTCCGCGCTCATGCAGCAGATGCAGGAGCAGGAGCGCCTCTATACCAGGGTGGGGCGATACCGGCCCTACGAGGGCGAGTCGGGGGAAGGGGGCGCGGGCGGCAAGTACATCGTCAAGAGCGCCAATTGCGAAGGGCGAGGGAGCATCACTGGCTGCATCCGGTTGACGGCCACGCTGAAGCCGGGGTTCTCCGATCCCCACGTCGGCAATCTCTGGGTGGACAGCACGGGTGGCAAAGGATGCGACGGGACGCTGCCCGGCAGGTGCTGGCAATGA
- a CDS encoding lytic transglycosylase domain-containing protein: MNKAFDATARGLRTFVSDVADGFFEITHNGFALVGLAIVFAALALVARPDLRQTGEEQLMGWLQSRKPAPEVTDLEPTAIERTTAASPGDLPKQQAAVAYWLSKKYSVAAEPLSVLVAEAYNIGKRTKLDPTLILAIMAVESSFNPFAQSHVGAQGLMQVMTRVHGDKYESAGGTLTAFDPVTNMRVGVKVLQECISRAGSLEGGLRYYVGAANLEDDGGYANKVMAEHERLLQVANGRAPSVLPPRTTVRAQPIPIVTPAPAPIKAEEGSEPAKVALLSAVS, encoded by the coding sequence ATGAACAAGGCGTTTGATGCCACAGCCCGCGGGCTGAGGACCTTTGTGTCCGATGTGGCAGACGGCTTTTTTGAAATCACCCACAACGGGTTCGCGTTGGTCGGTTTGGCCATCGTGTTCGCGGCCCTCGCCCTCGTGGCACGGCCCGATCTGCGCCAGACCGGCGAGGAACAGCTCATGGGCTGGCTGCAGTCGCGCAAGCCCGCGCCTGAAGTCACCGACCTGGAGCCGACCGCGATCGAGCGCACCACGGCCGCGAGCCCCGGCGACCTGCCCAAGCAGCAGGCCGCCGTGGCGTACTGGCTGAGCAAGAAATACAGCGTGGCGGCCGAACCGCTGAGCGTGCTCGTGGCCGAGGCCTACAACATCGGCAAGCGCACCAAGCTCGACCCGACGCTGATCCTGGCCATCATGGCCGTGGAGTCCAGCTTCAATCCCTTCGCCCAGAGCCACGTCGGCGCCCAGGGCCTGATGCAGGTCATGACGCGCGTGCACGGCGACAAGTACGAAAGCGCGGGCGGCACGCTCACCGCCTTCGACCCGGTGACCAACATGCGCGTCGGCGTGAAGGTGCTGCAGGAATGCATCTCCCGCGCCGGCTCGCTCGAAGGGGGCCTGCGCTACTACGTGGGCGCAGCCAATCTGGAAGACGATGGCGGCTACGCCAACAAGGTGATGGCCGAGCATGAGCGCCTGTTGCAGGTCGCCAACGGCCGCGCACCGTCGGTGCTGCCCCCCCGCACGACCGTGCGCGCGCAGCCGATTCCCATCGTGACGCCGGCACCGGCACCGATCAAGGCCGAGGAAGGCTCGGAACCCGCAAAGGTCGCCCTGCTTTCCGCTGTTTCCTGA
- a CDS encoding GspH/FimT family pseudopilin, translating to MKRGNTTPFGGFTLIELMAIVAIVAVLAAIGVPSFRDMLLNQRLATAAQGFNAALGFARMEAIQRAQGVEVAALAGGDWSEGWVVRTGSDASSSTQRQTQTLRRFDRLPQGVSIDTTLGGGFAQGLRYDGNGFSRQTARAGFSAGCLTFKAETGRRASVIVSASGRAKVCNPDVSGDCGSGACARGESGGA from the coding sequence ATGAAGCGCGGCAACACGACACCGTTCGGCGGCTTCACGCTGATCGAACTGATGGCGATCGTTGCCATCGTCGCGGTGCTGGCGGCTATCGGCGTGCCGAGCTTTCGCGACATGCTGCTCAACCAGCGTCTGGCGACGGCTGCGCAGGGTTTCAATGCGGCGCTGGGCTTTGCACGCATGGAAGCCATTCAGCGCGCGCAGGGCGTGGAGGTGGCTGCACTCGCGGGCGGCGACTGGTCCGAAGGCTGGGTGGTCCGAACCGGCTCCGATGCGTCGTCCTCCACGCAGAGGCAAACCCAAACGCTGCGGCGCTTCGACCGATTGCCGCAGGGCGTGAGCATCGACACGACGCTCGGCGGCGGCTTTGCGCAAGGCTTGCGCTACGACGGCAACGGGTTCTCGCGCCAGACCGCGAGGGCCGGTTTCAGCGCGGGCTGCCTGACGTTCAAGGCCGAGACGGGGCGCAGGGCCTCGGTCATCGTCTCGGCGTCGGGCCGGGCGAAGGTCTGCAATCCGGATGTGAGCGGCGATTGCGGCTCGGGGGCGTGCGCCAGGGGAGAAAGCGGCGGCGCTTGA
- the glyA gene encoding serine hydroxymethyltransferase, translating to MYQRNILVEQTDPEIWAAIQAENARQEHHIELIASENYASPAVMQAQGSQLTNKYAEGYPGKRYYGGCEHVDVAEQLAIDRVKQIFGADAANVQPHCGASANEAVMLAFLKPGDTIMGMSLAEGGHLTHGMPLNMSGKWFNVVSYGLDANEAIDYDAMERKAHEHMPKLIIAGASAYSLHIDFERFAKVAKDVGAIFMVDIAHYAGLVAAGVYPNPVPHADIVTSTTHKSLRGPRGGIILMKSQHEKAINSAIFPGLQGGPLMHVIAAKAVAFKEAMTPEFKAYQQQVVKNAKIVADTLTERGLRIVSGRTESHVMLVDLRSKGITGKEAEAVLGSAHMTINKNAIPNDPEKPMVTSGVRIGTPAMTTRGFKDEEARITANLVADVLENPRDAANIDAVRAKVHALTSRFPVYR from the coding sequence ATGTACCAACGCAATATTCTGGTCGAACAGACCGACCCCGAGATCTGGGCCGCCATTCAAGCCGAAAACGCGCGCCAGGAACACCACATCGAGCTGATCGCCAGCGAGAACTACGCCTCGCCGGCCGTCATGCAGGCTCAGGGCTCGCAGCTCACTAACAAGTACGCCGAAGGCTACCCGGGCAAGCGCTACTACGGCGGCTGCGAGCACGTCGACGTGGCCGAGCAACTGGCCATCGACCGGGTCAAGCAGATCTTCGGTGCCGACGCCGCCAACGTGCAGCCGCATTGCGGCGCCTCGGCCAACGAAGCCGTGATGCTGGCGTTCCTCAAGCCTGGCGACACCATCATGGGCATGAGCCTGGCCGAAGGCGGCCACCTGACCCACGGCATGCCACTCAACATGAGCGGCAAGTGGTTCAACGTGGTGAGCTACGGCCTGGACGCCAACGAAGCCATCGACTACGACGCGATGGAACGCAAGGCGCACGAGCACATGCCCAAGCTGATCATCGCGGGCGCCTCGGCCTACTCGCTGCACATCGACTTCGAGCGCTTCGCCAAGGTGGCGAAGGACGTGGGCGCGATCTTCATGGTCGACATCGCCCACTACGCCGGCCTCGTGGCCGCGGGCGTGTACCCCAATCCGGTGCCGCACGCCGACATCGTGACCTCCACCACCCACAAGAGCCTGCGCGGCCCGCGCGGCGGCATCATCCTCATGAAGTCGCAGCACGAGAAGGCGATCAACAGCGCGATCTTCCCGGGCCTGCAAGGCGGTCCGCTGATGCACGTGATCGCCGCCAAGGCCGTCGCGTTCAAGGAAGCGATGACGCCCGAGTTCAAGGCTTACCAGCAACAGGTGGTCAAGAACGCCAAGATCGTGGCCGACACGCTCACCGAGCGGGGCCTGCGCATCGTGAGCGGCCGCACCGAGAGCCACGTGATGCTGGTCGACCTGCGTTCGAAGGGCATCACCGGCAAGGAAGCCGAAGCCGTGCTGGGCAGCGCCCACATGACGATCAACAAGAACGCGATTCCGAACGACCCCGAAAAGCCGATGGTCACCAGCGGTGTGCGCATCGGCACCCCGGCCATGACCACCCGCGGTTTCAAGGACGAAGAGGCCCGCATCACCGCGAACCTGGTCGCCGACGTGCTCGAGAACCCGCGCGACGCGGCGAACATCGATGCAGTGCGCGCCAAGGTGCACGCGCTGACGAGCCGCTTCCCCGTCTATCGCTGA
- a CDS encoding DUF748 domain-containing protein, with product MDLASLKQNKWMRRGIVALLVLLALWVIAWLAVPPVAKSQLQKIASEKLGRQVTVGKIDFKPWTLELALHDLRIATADGKQPQLAIKRIYADAELQSLFRLAPVIDAVSIESPAILLTHQADGKYDIDDILAKLASGPPPDPKAEPARFAIYNISIKDGAVDFDDQTVKRKHELRNFVLNVPFLSNLASQREVKTEPKLAFVLNGSNFDSAAFTTPFSASRKTDAHVQFKGLDLVPYLGYIPGGLPVKLQAGSLDADLKIDFQQATTTGLKIYGTVEAHGAKLSDARGRDLLSFDSLKLALADVRPLESVFHLSEVALANPQLVVARDASGQLNLMATDPATDAAEKVAPLPVAPASAPAGQTAEKPKLNVQVDKVALSGGRIGWRDETVKPAAAVDLTDLGLDVTAITWPMEKPAQFNGGTAIAGASLKFKGSATDKVADVQTEVDALPLSLAAPYLAQSLEPTLDGKLSGQIDIAWNQPNLKFKARRLAADGLALTQTKTALASVGRFELVDAEVDMTQHTLNIASFTATNPKVRVERDSEKRWMFERWLRTPAGNGGAAEAKVAAPKPAGAGSAKADANTKPWALTIATMAVDNGSLSYSDKAGALPVTVEVTAFKLNAQKIAPETNTVSPLQVSGRIGSGRSEPGKFDYKGNVVLKPLAAEGRLEVISFPAHAFKAYYADALNVDIRRAFASYRGTVHYTTTPAGMTVKLAGDTALDDFRANSVSLTQSPGFDRNTNQLLSWKTLSLRGLQVGLAPNTPPKVDVRETTLTDFFARVIVDPTGRLNLLNLTKKGEAEGAAAAASADAKTQKGPGGTTTTTRAAAPVQRSGGAPVSAEAMVGGSPEPAKPAAAPVATAQAPADTGLTPVINFGPMSLVNGKIDFTDLFVKPNYSADLSELTGKLSSFSSNPPKGETGRPALADLELRGKAQQTAALEITGKLNPLAKPLELDITAKMRDLDLAPLSPYSVRYAGHGIERGKMSMDVNYKVAPDGQLTATNKLVLNQLQFGEEVAGAPNSLPVKLAVALLADRNGVIDVDLPLSGSLNDPQFSVGPLIWKAVVNLIVKAVTAPFSLLTGGLGGGGSGESSAITFEAGSSVLSAAAKESLDEVAKALAERPTLEMTVIGTSSLEKERDAYQRQRVRQLTQAEKRRVAVRGGQTGTEVPPVTDAEYPELLTAVYKRADITKPRNLVGLAKDLPVKEMENLLFASVPVDEESMRQLAVERGAAVRDYLLAQKLTSERLFLGAVRTTASGAEWKPGAELKLTMK from the coding sequence ATGGATTTAGCTTCGCTCAAACAAAACAAATGGATGCGACGTGGGATCGTCGCCTTGCTGGTTCTGTTGGCCCTCTGGGTCATCGCATGGTTGGCGGTTCCGCCCGTCGCCAAGAGCCAGCTTCAAAAGATCGCGAGCGAAAAACTGGGCCGGCAGGTCACCGTGGGCAAGATCGATTTCAAGCCCTGGACCCTCGAACTCGCGCTGCACGACCTGCGCATCGCCACTGCCGACGGCAAGCAGCCGCAACTGGCCATCAAGCGCATCTACGCCGACGCCGAACTGCAATCGCTTTTTCGCCTGGCGCCCGTGATCGATGCGGTCTCGATCGAATCGCCCGCCATCCTGCTCACGCACCAGGCCGACGGCAAGTACGACATCGACGACATCCTGGCCAAGCTGGCCTCGGGTCCGCCGCCCGACCCCAAGGCCGAGCCGGCGCGCTTTGCGATCTACAACATCTCGATCAAGGACGGCGCGGTCGACTTCGACGACCAGACGGTCAAGCGCAAGCACGAGCTGCGCAACTTCGTGCTCAACGTGCCTTTCCTGAGCAACCTGGCCTCGCAGCGCGAGGTCAAGACCGAGCCCAAGCTGGCCTTCGTGCTCAACGGCAGCAACTTCGATTCGGCCGCCTTCACCACACCCTTTTCGGCCAGCCGCAAGACCGACGCCCACGTGCAGTTCAAGGGGCTCGATCTCGTGCCTTACCTCGGCTACATCCCCGGCGGATTGCCGGTGAAGCTGCAGGCCGGCAGCCTCGATGCCGACCTGAAGATCGACTTCCAGCAGGCCACGACCACCGGCCTCAAGATCTACGGCACGGTCGAAGCGCACGGCGCCAAGCTGAGCGACGCCAGGGGCCGCGACCTGCTGAGCTTCGATTCGCTCAAGCTTGCGCTGGCCGATGTTCGCCCGCTCGAATCGGTGTTCCATTTGAGCGAAGTGGCGCTCGCCAATCCGCAGCTCGTGGTGGCGCGCGATGCCTCGGGCCAACTCAACCTGATGGCGACCGACCCGGCCACCGACGCCGCGGAAAAAGTGGCGCCGCTACCCGTCGCCCCAGCCAGCGCACCGGCCGGCCAGACGGCCGAAAAGCCCAAGCTGAACGTGCAGGTCGACAAGGTGGCGCTGAGCGGCGGGCGCATTGGCTGGCGCGACGAGACCGTCAAGCCCGCGGCCGCCGTCGACCTGACCGACCTGGGGCTCGACGTCACCGCCATCACTTGGCCAATGGAGAAGCCGGCCCAGTTCAACGGCGGCACCGCCATTGCCGGCGCCTCGCTCAAGTTCAAGGGCAGCGCCACGGACAAGGTGGCGGACGTGCAGACCGAGGTCGACGCGCTTCCGCTCTCGCTGGCCGCACCGTATCTGGCGCAGAGCCTGGAGCCCACGCTCGACGGCAAGCTCAGCGGCCAGATCGATATCGCCTGGAACCAGCCCAACCTCAAGTTCAAGGCGCGCCGGCTGGCAGCCGACGGGCTTGCGCTGACCCAGACCAAGACCGCACTGGCGAGCGTCGGCCGTTTCGAGCTGGTCGACGCCGAGGTCGACATGACGCAGCACACGCTGAACATCGCCTCGTTCACCGCCACCAACCCCAAGGTGCGCGTGGAGCGCGACAGCGAGAAGCGCTGGATGTTCGAGCGCTGGCTGCGCACCCCGGCCGGCAACGGCGGCGCGGCCGAAGCGAAGGTGGCGGCGCCCAAGCCGGCCGGCGCCGGATCGGCCAAGGCCGACGCCAACACCAAGCCCTGGGCGCTGACCATCGCCACGATGGCGGTCGACAACGGCAGCCTCTCATATTCAGACAAGGCCGGCGCGCTGCCGGTGACGGTAGAGGTCACGGCCTTCAAGCTGAACGCACAGAAGATCGCGCCCGAGACCAACACCGTGTCGCCGCTGCAGGTCTCGGGCCGCATCGGCTCCGGCCGCTCCGAGCCGGGCAAGTTCGACTACAAGGGCAACGTCGTGCTCAAGCCGCTGGCCGCCGAGGGCCGGCTCGAGGTGATCTCGTTCCCCGCGCACGCCTTCAAGGCCTACTACGCGGACGCGCTCAACGTCGACATCCGCCGCGCCTTCGCGAGCTACCGCGGCACGGTCCACTACACGACCACGCCGGCCGGCATGACCGTCAAGCTGGCTGGCGACACCGCACTGGACGACTTCCGCGCCAACAGTGTGTCGCTCACCCAGTCCCCCGGTTTCGACCGCAACACCAACCAGCTCCTGAGTTGGAAGACGCTGAGCCTGCGCGGGCTGCAGGTCGGCCTGGCGCCCAATACGCCGCCGAAGGTGGACGTGCGCGAAACCACGCTGACCGACTTCTTCGCCCGCGTGATCGTCGATCCGACCGGCCGGCTCAACCTGCTCAATCTGACGAAGAAGGGCGAAGCCGAAGGTGCCGCGGCTGCGGCCTCTGCCGACGCCAAGACCCAGAAGGGACCGGGCGGCACCACCACCACGACCCGCGCGGCGGCGCCTGTGCAGCGCTCCGGCGGCGCGCCGGTGTCGGCCGAAGCCATGGTCGGCGGCAGCCCCGAACCCGCCAAGCCGGCCGCCGCGCCGGTAGCTACGGCGCAGGCACCGGCGGACACCGGCCTCACGCCGGTCATCAACTTCGGTCCGATGAGCCTGGTCAACGGCAAGATCGATTTCACCGATCTCTTCGTCAAGCCCAACTACTCGGCCGACCTGAGCGAGCTGACCGGCAAGCTCAGTTCCTTCTCGTCGAACCCGCCCAAGGGCGAGACGGGCCGCCCGGCGCTGGCCGACCTGGAACTGCGCGGCAAGGCGCAGCAGACGGCCGCGCTGGAAATCACCGGCAAGCTCAATCCGCTGGCCAAGCCGCTCGAACTCGACATCACCGCCAAGATGCGCGACCTCGACCTCGCACCGCTGTCGCCGTACTCGGTGCGCTACGCGGGCCACGGCATCGAGCGCGGCAAGATGAGCATGGACGTGAACTACAAGGTCGCGCCCGACGGCCAGCTCACCGCCACCAACAAGCTGGTGCTCAACCAGCTGCAGTTCGGCGAGGAGGTCGCCGGTGCGCCCAACAGCCTGCCGGTGAAACTGGCTGTGGCCTTGCTGGCCGACCGCAACGGCGTGATCGACGTCGACCTGCCGCTCAGCGGCTCGCTCAACGATCCGCAGTTCAGCGTCGGACCGCTGATCTGGAAGGCGGTGGTCAACCTGATCGTCAAGGCCGTGACGGCGCCGTTCAGCCTGCTCACCGGCGGCCTGGGCGGCGGTGGCAGCGGCGAATCGAGCGCAATCACCTTCGAGGCGGGCAGTTCGGTGCTCAGCGCGGCGGCCAAGGAAAGCCTGGACGAGGTCGCCAAGGCGCTGGCCGAGCGGCCGACGCTGGAGATGACGGTCATCGGCACCTCCAGCCTCGAGAAAGAGCGCGATGCCTACCAGCGCCAGCGTGTGCGACAGCTCACCCAGGCCGAGAAGCGCCGTGTCGCGGTGCGCGGCGGCCAAACCGGCACCGAGGTGCCGCCGGTCACCGACGCCGAATACCCCGAGCTGCTGACGGCGGTGTACAAGCGCGCCGACATCACCAAGCCGCGCAACCTCGTCGGGCTGGCCAAGGACCTGCCGGTCAAGGAAATGGAAAACCTGCTGTTCGCGAGCGTGCCGGTCGACGAGGAATCGATGCGCCAACTGGCCGTGGAGCGCGGCGCCGCGGTGCGCGACTACCTGCTGGCGCAGAAACTCACGAGCGAGCGGCTGTTCCTGGGCGCGGTGCGCACCACGGCCAGCGGTGCCGAGTGGAAGCCGGGCGCCGAGCTCAAACTGACCATGAAGTGA
- the nrdR gene encoding transcriptional regulator NrdR → MKCPFCGHLETQVVETRVSEDADFVRRRRQCSACDKRFTTYERPDVNFPVVVKKDGSRADFDSSKVRASMMLALRKRPVSIEQIDTALLRIEQKLLASGLREIDSTKVGELVMRELKRLDKVAYVRFASVYRSFEDVDEFRQLLRDI, encoded by the coding sequence ATGAAATGCCCTTTTTGCGGTCATCTTGAAACGCAGGTCGTGGAGACCCGCGTTTCGGAAGACGCCGACTTTGTCCGCAGGCGCCGCCAGTGCAGCGCCTGCGACAAGCGCTTCACCACCTACGAGCGCCCCGACGTCAACTTCCCCGTGGTCGTGAAGAAGGACGGCAGCCGCGCCGACTTCGACTCCTCCAAGGTACGTGCCTCGATGATGCTGGCGCTGCGCAAGCGTCCGGTGAGCATCGAGCAGATCGACACCGCCCTCTTGCGGATCGAGCAGAAGCTTTTGGCCAGCGGCCTGCGCGAAATCGATTCGACGAAAGTCGGCGAACTGGTGATGCGCGAACTCAAGCGCCTCGACAAGGTCGCCTACGTTCGCTTTGCCTCGGTGTACCGCAGCTTCGAGGACGTGGACGAATTCCGGCAGTTGCTGCGGGACATCTGA